In one window of Erythrolamprus reginae isolate rEryReg1 chromosome 1, rEryReg1.hap1, whole genome shotgun sequence DNA:
- the VRTN gene encoding vertnin, producing MIPRHQLVQSMLEKLQEASECVGLNHLIKTAFEFKSMLSSFSLPSYSGRQLQEELEVDRVAKNLYPEDAPRNMLPFICKGDGNHLFEAASVLLWGNTSLTLELQVRTVVEMLLHKQYYFNGMIDSKVMLQAARYSLCTDKNPQMTKLPLATIEAIFDVDIKASCFPGSYVNMWHVYALASVLQCNIYSIYPMSNLKIRPYFNRLIRPRTCHLQTSTLHIMWSGKQVSSQVFEAQYFVPVMGLEELEPAASVPEPQVLPVKTLELLNTDPQMTYSNLREKYSITKSTFYRWKRQSQEHRQKAATRFAAKHFLQSCFQEGATIPLQQFRQLFPEISRSTYYTWKHEMQSVISREGSSSSDANLSKDPQMYKPYTSPDGAAKSEGGQGSKNFLNHTKNGTSMQGAKSYLEKCISMNSPVPYRNFKRKFPGISRSTYYNWRRKAIKGNQNFKIHQPLSVTQKPTRNISLSLKSGNLLNVKMVNGQHPGPQIFMGIKQSLYSWQKQTRGLARKRVCQWKMPFCKFRLRYPSISSTTYWFWKKTGLQETKKHCLPSTMGSQILQQMPTSSEITRKAELKFHSANPKEFAPVLVGDEQMPNYSAAIPGYQMSEKVNSSMFVMDVIATAQFKAQAKLFLQQRFESKTFPTYKEFRAHFPLTARSTYYMWKRALHDGFTLVDA from the coding sequence ATGATCCCACGCCACCAACTAGTGCAGTCCATGCTGGAGAAGCTGCAGGAGGCATCCGAATGCGTTGGGCTAAATCACTTAATTAAGACAGCCTTTGAATTCAAGAGCATGCTGTCCTCTTTTTCACTACCCAGCTACTCTGGGAGGCAGCTCCAGGAAGAGCTAGAAGTGGACCGTGTAGCAAAAAATCTTTACCCGGAAGATGCTCCTCGCAATATGTTGCCTTTCATTTGTAAAGGCGATGGGAACCACTTGTTTGAGGCAGCAAGTGTGTTGTTGTGGGGCAACACTAGCTTAACTTTGGAGTTACAGGTCCGGACAGTTGTGGAGATGTTGCTCCACAAGCAATACTATTTCAATGGCATGATTGATTCTAAGGTGATGCTGCAAGCTGCTCGTTATTCTCTTTGCACAGATAAAAATCCTCAGATGACTAAGTTACCTTTGGCTACCATCGAGGCGATCTTTGATGTTGACATTAAAGCCTCTTGCTTCCCTGGCAGTTATGTCAACATGTGGCATGTGTACGCTCTGGCATCTGTATTGCAATGCAACATTTATTCCATCTACCCAATGAGCAACCTTAAGATACGGCCATACTTCAACCGACTCATCCGACCTAGAACGTGTCACTTGCAAACCTCCACACTTCACATCATGTGGTCAGGGAAGCAGGTTTCTTCCCAAGTTTTTGAAGCTCAGTACTTTGTCCCTGTCATGGGTCTGGAAGAACTGGAACCCGCAGCATCCGTTCCGGAACCTCAGGTTCTGCCTGTGAAGACACTGGAGTTGCTGAACACAGATCCCCAGATGACTTACTCTAACCTACGTGAAAAATACAGCATTACTAAAAGCACCTTCTATCGATGGAAACGCCAGTCACAAGAGCACAGGCAGAAAGCAGCTACTAGAtttgcagccaagcatttttTGCAATCCTGTTTTCAGGAAGGTGCCACTATTCCTCTTCAACAATTCCGACAGTTGTTCCCAGAAATTTCTCGCTCCACCTACTATACCTGGAAACACGAGATGCAAAGTGTGATCAGCCGAGAGGGTTCTTCCTCTTCTGATGCTAACTTGTCTAAGGATCCTCAAATGTACAAGCCTTACACTAGTCCAGACGGTGCAGCAAAATCTGAAGGAGGCCAGGGCTCAAAAAATTTCCTGAATCATACGAAAAATGGAACTTCCATGCAAGGAGCCAAGTCTTACCTAGAAAAATGCATTTCCATGAATAGTCCGGTGCCATACAGAAACTTTAAGCGTAAGTTTCCTGGCATCTCCAGATCAACGTATTATAACTGGAGAAGAAAAGCCATCAAAGGCAATCAAAATTTCAAGATACATCAACCTCTTTCTGTAACCCAGAAACCGACCAGGAATATCTCTCTGTCACTAAAGTCAGGAAACCTGCTTAATGTGAAGATGGTCAACGGGCAACATCCAGGGCCCCAAATTTTTATGGGTATTAAGCAATCTCTCTACAGTTGGCAAAAGCAAACTCGTGGGTTGGCCAGGAAACGTGTTTGCCAATGGAAGATGCCTTTCTGTAAGTTTCGCTTGCGTTATCCTAGTATTTCTTCGACAACCTATTGGTTTTGGAAGAAAACAGGTCTCCAGGAGACCAAAAAGCATTGCCTCCCTTCAACAATGGGTTCCCAAATTTTGCAACAGATGCCCACATCTTCTGAGATTACTAGAAAGGCAGAACTTAAATTCCATTCTGCAAACCCAAAAGAGTTTGCTCCAGTGCTTGTGGGTGATGAACAGATGCCAAATTATAGTGCTGCAATTCCAGGTTATCAAATGTCTGAGAAAGTCAACAGCAGCATGTTTGTGATGGATGTGATTGCCACAGC